The following are encoded together in the Pseudomonas sp. Leaf58 genome:
- a CDS encoding ATP-grasp domain-containing protein has protein sequence MLVVFSESSREDLAQSLGIATWYNEFRNEDLDYCIRRERAQEILACRALKIPYVVVAEPSFLGDEVDEPILDTNCELAALDPSTPLVLRLYGDASLPDKLRVFPLLVSNGHERQVEQWPNHIVSPEFFLKRQVIQMSQALFSASFHSGDLVTPLFLKSVKKSVLHHVVGSSLELNGLIKPAGVITRDFPSLAGQVNKLPAEQVVALHKYPDYDCPYRGPVKGHFKVIDLSEGVIISSVMNILREPDHRGEYRAFIVNGEVSSMSAYRDYDHSPVPDEVRQFAHAFAEQHRHVAPAYVADFCLTDQGPALVELNGLAYAGRYVDNDPGLLYCDLERFAGVDRSVLCDPRVAVPAKAETHMPETDDVVVDFGEPALPWGLSGIDRPEPELNHASDTALVQRFKNALVDKESLREDDQPAADYFKLG, from the coding sequence ATGCTCGTCGTGTTCAGTGAATCTTCCCGTGAAGACCTAGCCCAAAGTCTGGGTATTGCTACGTGGTACAACGAATTTCGCAACGAAGACCTGGACTACTGCATTCGTCGCGAACGGGCTCAGGAAATCCTGGCGTGCCGGGCCCTGAAGATTCCCTATGTAGTCGTGGCGGAGCCGTCGTTCCTCGGGGATGAGGTGGATGAGCCCATTCTGGACACCAACTGCGAGCTAGCGGCGCTGGATCCGTCGACACCACTGGTGTTGCGCCTCTACGGTGATGCGTCATTGCCTGACAAGCTGCGCGTATTCCCTTTATTGGTGTCCAATGGTCATGAGCGGCAGGTGGAACAGTGGCCGAATCATATTGTCTCCCCCGAATTCTTCCTCAAGCGCCAGGTCATTCAAATGAGCCAGGCCTTGTTTTCCGCAAGCTTTCATTCCGGAGACCTGGTCACCCCGCTGTTTCTGAAAAGTGTCAAGAAGTCTGTTTTGCACCACGTGGTGGGATCATCGCTGGAGCTGAACGGACTGATCAAGCCAGCAGGTGTTATCACCAGGGACTTCCCTTCCCTTGCTGGCCAGGTGAACAAGTTACCGGCAGAGCAAGTGGTGGCGCTGCACAAGTACCCTGATTACGACTGCCCTTACCGAGGGCCGGTCAAGGGTCACTTCAAGGTGATTGACCTGAGCGAAGGGGTAATCATCTCATCGGTCATGAACATTCTGCGCGAGCCCGACCATCGCGGCGAGTACCGGGCTTTCATCGTGAATGGTGAAGTGTCGAGCATGTCGGCATACCGGGACTATGATCACAGCCCGGTGCCCGATGAAGTCCGTCAATTTGCTCATGCATTTGCCGAGCAGCATCGACATGTGGCGCCCGCCTACGTCGCCGACTTCTGCCTGACCGACCAGGGCCCAGCACTGGTTGAGCTCAATGGCCTTGCCTATGCAGGTCGCTACGTCGACAATGATCCAGGCCTGCTGTATTGCGATCTGGAGCGCTTTGCTGGGGTTGACCGATCGGTACTCTGTGACCCGCGTGTTGCGGTTCCAGCGAAGGCTGAGACCCACATGCCTGAAACGGATGACGTGGTTGTCGACTTTGGGGAGCCTGCTCTGCCCTGGGGCCTCAGTGGCATAGATCGCCCGGAACCAGAGCTCAATCATGCTTCGGATACTGCCCTGGTGCAGCGCTTCAAAAATGCCCTGGTCGACAAGGAGTCGCTCAGGGAGGATGATCAACCTGCAGCAGACTACTTCAAGTTGGGCTAA
- a CDS encoding dihydrofolate reductase: MTARTKINLILVTGKNGEVGDNGALPWKNPEELENFKNATYSHPVIYGRNTLVSMGRVLPGRRNIIVSSQLKYIPGAEIAPSLQAAIDMVQGVPEAFVIGGVGLWMEALPIADAALISEIDFSGDVDTVLPKTFFVDLHALYEMKGFSDKGSFTVSYWQRTGSDFYGVEDISVPA, encoded by the coding sequence ATGACTGCCCGCACCAAAATCAACCTCATCCTGGTCACTGGTAAGAATGGTGAGGTCGGAGATAACGGCGCCCTTCCCTGGAAGAACCCGGAAGAGCTGGAAAATTTCAAGAACGCCACGTACAGCCACCCTGTGATTTATGGCCGCAACACACTCGTCTCCATGGGGCGTGTGCTGCCAGGGCGGCGTAACATCATCGTCAGCTCCCAGCTCAAGTACATCCCTGGTGCCGAAATTGCACCGTCGCTGCAGGCAGCCATCGACATGGTGCAGGGTGTGCCCGAAGCGTTTGTCATTGGCGGTGTAGGTCTGTGGATGGAAGCCCTGCCAATTGCGGATGCAGCGCTGATCAGTGAAATCGATTTCTCGGGTGACGTCGACACTGTGCTGCCGAAAACCTTTTTCGTCGATCTGCATGCACTGTACGAAATGAAGGGGTTTAGCGACAAGGGCAGTTTCACCGTCAGCTACTGGCAGCGAACGGGATCAGATTTCTACGGTGTCGAAGACATTTCGGTGCCAGCTTAA
- a CDS encoding LysM peptidoglycan-binding domain-containing protein produces MIVAGKALIHGVEAGAELVADGASAAYDAASYVAATAVQGSTEAAGAASEYVASAYDATANGLASAVDSGRQFVGDGLHAVGDHITGAGDLVAGTDAPATVNDALASTADAASAYDETQVTANRAPDSIIPSAGHSPDYIEPTPGSDTQVASAAPQAHTIHTIEKGDSLWKIAKEQFEANGVQASNGQILEATKALYEANKEMIGANPDLIFPGKELHINPELFAAHSVAEIPAAVAPETVAPVVAAPTSELDALNKLLGNNGSFPSSMVFADDQAADIVAKAGIGNTVDHSAIPDVSATPPVDPDIKSKLETLLQESPTSSTPETGAFKDAVERYANKNTSFTPPTL; encoded by the coding sequence GTGATTGTCGCCGGCAAGGCCCTGATTCACGGCGTGGAAGCAGGTGCCGAACTGGTGGCCGATGGCGCCAGCGCCGCCTACGACGCCGCGAGCTATGTCGCCGCCACCGCCGTCCAAGGTTCCACTGAAGCCGCAGGCGCGGCATCGGAGTACGTGGCGTCCGCGTACGATGCCACAGCCAACGGCCTGGCGAGTGCGGTCGACAGCGGTCGCCAATTCGTCGGAGACGGCTTGCATGCTGTTGGTGACCACATCACTGGCGCTGGAGACCTGGTGGCCGGCACTGACGCGCCAGCGACTGTGAACGATGCTCTTGCATCAACAGCAGATGCCGCATCTGCTTATGATGAAACCCAGGTGACAGCCAACCGCGCTCCAGATTCCATCATCCCTTCGGCTGGGCATTCGCCAGACTACATTGAGCCGACGCCAGGATCTGATACGCAGGTAGCAAGTGCTGCACCTCAGGCTCACACCATTCACACCATTGAAAAAGGGGATTCGCTCTGGAAAATTGCCAAAGAGCAGTTTGAAGCAAACGGAGTTCAGGCATCAAACGGGCAGATTCTTGAGGCCACAAAGGCCCTGTATGAAGCGAACAAGGAAATGATTGGGGCTAACCCAGACCTGATTTTTCCGGGTAAAGAGCTGCATATCAATCCGGAGCTGTTTGCCGCTCACTCCGTAGCGGAGATTCCGGCAGCAGTCGCCCCAGAGACCGTAGCACCTGTGGTGGCAGCACCAACAAGCGAGCTCGACGCCTTGAACAAACTGCTTGGCAACAACGGCAGCTTCCCATCGAGCATGGTGTTCGCTGATGATCAAGCTGCAGACATCGTGGCGAAGGCTGGGATTGGAAACACCGTGGATCACAGCGCTATCCCCGATGTGAGCGCAACACCACCTGTTGATCCAGATATCAAGTCAAAGCTCGAAACCTTGCTTCAGGAAAGTCCAACCTCGTCGACCCCTGAGACAGGAGCTTTCAAAGACGCGGTCGAGAGGTATGCGAACAAAAACACCAGCTTTACCCCTCCGACCCTGTGA
- a CDS encoding HD domain-containing protein has translation MRALLVGGFVRDTLLGLNPHDRDYVVIGQSPDSMRAQGYVLSGEHFPVFRHPISQEEYALARSEKSTGHGHGAFECAWEGVTLEDDLFRRDLTINAMALAEDGTLIDPYGGKADLDAGVLRQVSRHFQEDPLRILRVARFAARYQFTVHPGTMALMRRMVKQDMLETLSSERLWQETQKAMLTDHPGIYFDVLDACGALERVFPELHCLKDIPQRPDYHAEGDTWVHTRMVLEQACAFSAELGDARKLRVRMAALLHDLGKANTPFEELWADNGELIGSHHGHEDLERFGPPLEALSERIKMPGGVQQFVAGVAMVHQKVHGIFKAGGHGLVSLYQALDLSRKLRHDPHIIDDVALACAADNYGRLTLLKDGSKVAPTSYHQADYFKKAMLTIHSVDPGTVIKAILAKGHGLKTAKEQLLARQRGSVKPMIAEHRALGEAAIAEMLGTRA, from the coding sequence ATGAGAGCATTACTGGTAGGCGGTTTCGTCCGGGACACCCTGTTGGGCCTGAACCCACATGATCGTGACTATGTGGTCATCGGTCAAAGTCCGGACTCCATGCGCGCCCAGGGCTACGTTCTCAGCGGCGAACACTTTCCGGTGTTTCGTCACCCGATCTCCCAGGAAGAGTATGCCCTGGCCCGCTCCGAGAAAAGCACTGGCCATGGGCATGGTGCCTTCGAGTGCGCTTGGGAAGGGGTAACCCTGGAAGACGACCTGTTCCGGCGCGACTTGACTATCAATGCCATGGCCTTGGCCGAGGACGGCACCCTGATTGACCCGTACGGGGGCAAGGCCGACCTGGACGCCGGGGTGCTGCGCCAGGTGTCCCGTCATTTCCAGGAAGATCCGCTGCGCATCCTCCGGGTGGCGCGCTTTGCTGCGCGGTACCAGTTCACCGTGCACCCTGGGACGATGGCGTTGATGCGGCGCATGGTCAAGCAGGACATGCTGGAGACGCTCTCTTCAGAGCGCCTGTGGCAAGAAACCCAGAAGGCCATGCTGACCGATCACCCCGGCATCTACTTCGATGTCCTGGATGCCTGCGGCGCCTTGGAACGGGTCTTCCCTGAGCTGCACTGCCTGAAGGATATCCCGCAGCGCCCCGATTACCACGCCGAGGGTGACACTTGGGTGCACACCCGCATGGTACTGGAGCAAGCCTGCGCCTTCAGCGCAGAACTGGGCGATGCCCGCAAGCTGCGCGTGCGCATGGCTGCCTTGCTGCACGATCTGGGCAAAGCCAATACGCCGTTCGAAGAACTGTGGGCCGACAACGGTGAGTTGATCGGCAGTCATCATGGCCATGAAGACCTGGAGCGCTTCGGGCCTCCCCTGGAGGCGCTGTCGGAACGCATCAAGATGCCGGGCGGTGTTCAACAGTTTGTAGCCGGCGTTGCGATGGTTCACCAAAAGGTGCATGGCATCTTCAAAGCAGGCGGCCATGGCCTGGTCTCGCTGTACCAGGCCCTCGATTTGAGTCGCAAGTTGCGCCATGACCCACACATCATCGACGATGTGGCGTTGGCCTGTGCCGCCGATAACTACGGGCGCCTGACCTTGCTCAAGGACGGCTCCAAGGTGGCACCGACCAGCTATCACCAGGCTGATTACTTCAAGAAGGCTATGCTGACCATCCATTCCGTGGATCCAGGCACAGTCATCAAGGCAATCCTGGCCAAGGGGCATGGACTGAAAACGGCCAAGGAGCAGCTGCTGGCCCGTCAACGCGGATCAGTGAAGCCCATGATTGCCGAACATCGGGCGCTCGGTGAGGCTGCGATTGCCGAAATGCTCGGCACGCGAGCCTGA
- a CDS encoding DNA-formamidopyrimidine glycosylase family protein, translating to MIEGVMPELPEVECVKNSLARLKGREFTRVTTLTSRLRERVQEDLEQHLVGRTVVDVQRRGKYLVFVLDRGYLVAHLGMTGKLLIDPAPAKHDHVRLGFRTAASWSTTMPENSGSSYTSRICRKTNTSPRLGWSL from the coding sequence ATGATCGAGGGCGTCATGCCAGAATTGCCGGAAGTAGAATGCGTCAAAAATAGCCTCGCCCGCCTCAAAGGGCGTGAGTTCACCAGGGTGACCACCCTCACCTCGCGTTTGCGCGAGCGAGTTCAGGAAGATCTGGAGCAGCACCTGGTTGGCCGAACGGTGGTCGATGTGCAGCGACGTGGCAAATACCTGGTCTTTGTCCTCGATCGCGGTTATCTCGTGGCTCACCTCGGTATGACGGGCAAGCTGCTGATTGACCCAGCACCGGCCAAACACGACCACGTTCGTCTTGGTTTCCGGACGGCAGCGAGCTGGTCTACAACGATGCCCGAAAATTCGGGTTCCTCTTATACGAGCAGGATTTGTCGGAAAACAAATACCTCGCCAAGGTTGGGATGGAGCCTTTGA
- a CDS encoding glyoxalase superfamily protein, which translates to MNISQYKAMAKLRRTSIQAVLGVPVTHSQALEIVAREHNFPSWDALCGSQGRCPPSNPLKASVQVETAPSDQPEAEVRFRGHEQIIAHLGQRLQSGAKPSLIVISSAPSGSTSATTRLLFEQMLKHQVRTDAPPAPTTNTGIDAWREALRCAMRADPDHVYFGHVQSQVVLTEVMKCVAQGRHVIINLTADDVDNAQQQLMALMRGNEAYRRELQQLIEHEALYFIHQGTCA; encoded by the coding sequence ATGAACATTTCGCAGTACAAGGCGATGGCCAAACTTCGCCGCACATCCATTCAAGCTGTATTGGGGGTGCCCGTCACCCATTCGCAGGCCCTGGAAATTGTGGCCAGGGAGCACAATTTCCCGTCCTGGGATGCCCTGTGCGGTAGCCAGGGTCGCTGCCCACCCAGCAATCCGCTGAAAGCCAGCGTCCAGGTGGAGACGGCGCCATCGGATCAGCCCGAGGCTGAAGTGCGCTTCAGGGGGCATGAGCAAATCATCGCCCACCTCGGCCAGCGCCTACAGTCGGGCGCGAAGCCCAGCTTGATCGTCATCTCCAGTGCGCCGAGCGGCAGCACATCGGCGACCACACGCTTGCTCTTCGAGCAGATGCTCAAGCATCAGGTGAGGACTGACGCGCCGCCCGCCCCCACGACGAACACGGGAATCGATGCCTGGCGTGAGGCACTCAGATGTGCCATGCGCGCCGATCCGGATCACGTGTACTTCGGCCATGTGCAAAGCCAGGTTGTCCTGACCGAGGTGATGAAATGCGTGGCCCAGGGGCGACATGTGATCATCAACCTCACCGCAGATGATGTCGACAACGCTCAGCAGCAGCTCATGGCGCTCATGCGTGGAAATGAAGCGTATCGGCGCGAGCTGCAACAGTTGATTGAACATGAGGCGCTGTACTTCATCCATCAGGGCACTTGCGCCTAA
- the yidD gene encoding membrane protein insertion efficiency factor YidD — MGIYRFGISLYQKHLSPRKGYRCAHSLEYGGPGCSGAVLEILETQGLIRGLSSIRSRFLSCQEAAETRRERKKREAEDRKRRNDSSGGGSPNSSCCLTEVAGDAVDCLPDASKCRIPDLPDCGSCGPDASCTSLKFLLGREHP; from the coding sequence ATGGGCATCTATCGCTTCGGCATCAGCCTTTATCAAAAACATCTGTCGCCGCGCAAAGGTTACCGCTGCGCCCATTCCCTTGAGTACGGGGGGCCAGGTTGCTCAGGCGCTGTCCTGGAGATCCTTGAAACCCAAGGCCTGATTCGCGGCCTGAGTTCGATCAGATCACGCTTCCTGTCCTGTCAGGAAGCAGCCGAAACGCGCCGGGAGCGCAAAAAGCGCGAAGCGGAAGACCGCAAGCGGCGCAACGATAGCTCGGGAGGCGGTTCTCCCAACAGTAGCTGCTGTTTGACGGAAGTGGCGGGAGATGCTGTGGACTGCCTGCCAGACGCGTCCAAATGCCGGATTCCGGATCTCCCGGACTGCGGATCCTGTGGCCCTGATGCCAGCTGCACCTCTTTGAAATTCCTGTTAGGACGTGAACACCCATGA